The Mytilus edulis chromosome 5, xbMytEdul2.2, whole genome shotgun sequence genomic interval agggttggcaaaaacccgggttttatgagtattgcccagcccagtgggaaatactgggaaaacccgggttttactgggttttactgggtaatactgggcaatactgggtaatataagaTACTGGACTGAATTTTAAAAAGGATTCAGTAATCAAACGCAAATAcaatacatttaagatatatacatgatatataaacctatttttaatttaaaaataagtttacttgtttgagtcttatgatacatgtatgtacgaATGTATACATTTGAGAAAGAATTATTCTAACAACtatgagattttttttcttcaactcaATACAGCTAGTATAAAGtatttaacaattacatgtaagaaagtacaaatgtacaaaactcattaataagtaattattcagattagaacacagatatgtttatataacaattatcagccttttcatttctataagagTTAATGACAAGACCCTCTAGGGTGTTTGTTTAGCAATCATAATTGCGTATATAGCAATTTAATTTACATTCCTcataaacactgcaataaaatgtttAGATTATTGAAACAAACCTTCAAAATTAACAAGAAATTTTGCCTACATAGAATTTAAGTGGAGAAGGAATGAACTTGAATTTTTCATCTGCTAGAAATGactctcaatggttatctgtataaaatgtatatatttagctataatactatgaaactacaacaagtctttactattttgtgttgaaataagcttaaaaaatcatattgcccagtattgcccagtattacctgtttctgggagtattgcccagcccgggaaaacccgggttttcccgcccagtaaaacccgggcgggtaatactttgccaaccctggcCTAGAATGGTTTTTAGTGTTTCGTTTATagttagaaaacaaaatattacaacAAAAGATCATTTTTTTGCAGTAATTTTAATATTACCAATTTTATCTGTATCATGACATTGGTGTTTGTAAAAATCTTTTGATGTAGAATGATACAATGAAATATAGCTTGAAGGTATTATGGAATATAAATTATACCAAATCTTCAATAAATTTGTTACATGTACAATGCTTAAGTAATGAATAAGCTATTCTAAATAGTACTACATAGTATAGAGAATGCTGtagttggcctcagtgaatattatatatctctggggttgataaatcattgtatatacctcatcaaaagtcaataattgtataatatcactttttttaacatgtaagttaCAACTGATCTTGACACCTACACAAATGACAAttactactatatatatatataatatatatatgtttattacgGGGTATTTATGATATATTATGCATTATTCTCTCAATTGTATGCTGCCATATACATACAGTAcgaaatatatattattatatatctaTGTTATTTTCAGACAGGAGAGCCAAATGAAAGAAGAATTCTACAAGCAGCCAACAACAATTACTTTAACCTGAGTAACCAAGGTCTAAGATTACAAAGAGAATGGACTAGTTTGTCAAATACACGGTCCATGAGGAGGGCTTCAGAGGTAAGTTTAAATCTGAGCATAAAATGGGTAATTATGAGTAAGAGTCAGCATTTCAACTGAAGTTAATTCAAATATGGTTTATAATAGCATCAATGGATCAAATACTTGTTGAAAAACGCTATATAATTTTAACAGATTTTCTTTGTCTTTTGTCAAGCCTGTGACTTTAGTCACAAAATCGAAACACAGCCCTCCTACATTCCATTGGCACCATCCACATAGTATCTGAAGgaaaacttttaataattttttccctatttttgttgagcctgtgactaacagcaaaagtaggcaagacactgggtgctgtggaacccttacaaatttatCCTTTACTATCTGTTCATCAATGGTTGTCTCTTATTGTCAAAAGTCATAAACTAGTCTGATAGTTGTCTAACCTTGGTTCATATGTAGGTCTATATCCCGAGAAACAAGTGGAGTAAATTGTCATGGGTTATGATtggaaaaaataaatcataacagTTCTCCATTTACAAAAGCGCACAGAAATAATAAATAGTGAATTGTCTCCCTTTTGCACAACAGAAATTATTTTGAGCTGCCTTACTTTACAGATTGTGAACCACAGAGTGGACAGAATGTATTTTATGAATGGTAATTCCATCAAGTTAAAACCAAAGTATGATGTTGACGAGGAAGAACTAAATAGAATGAAAGAAGAGGCACACAAACGGTaagatttctttttatatttttatacttgaaactagataaatattttgcacaattttaaaaatcataattttacaTCGCACAAAAAATTGCATTATCATTAAAATTAAAGAGCCTCAGAATATTTGTTATACTATGGATTCTGAAGGGGCTGTTAACAGTGATTATTGAATGAGTTCATGTGTACTTTGTATGCACAGACATTCTATATCCTGTGTTTTTGTTCTTTCTATTTAACATACATTGAAATATCTGCTCTCATAATCTTCATTTCTAAcatctttcattattttttctgtTTCTATCTTGTTCATTAAGTAATAACAGCATAGAGGGTACCTTCAAAAGTCACACATCAATGcaaccaaagggagataatccagatTCTAATTGTATACTGGAAGAAACTTTCAGCAGTCATGAGTTGAAGGATATTTGTGATAGAAGTCATGTGGATTATGAAAGTTATGTGACAGAAGATGATGAAATTAAACATGAAGAGGAAAGACCCAAATCTCAATGTAGAATAAATGAGAATGAAGAGGAAAGACCAAAATCTCAGTGCAGAATAGATGAAAACAAAGAGGAAAAACCAAAATCTCAAAGTATAGTAGATGAACTTGAAGAGGAAAGACCCCAATCTCCGTGTAGAGTAGATGAAAATGAAGAGGAAAACCCCATATCTCAGTGCATTATAGATGAAAATGAAGAGGAAAGACCTGAATCTCAGTGCAGGGTAGATGAAAATGAAGAGGAAATACACATATCTCAGTGCAAAATAGATGAAAATGAAGAGGAAAGACCTAAATCTCAATGCCAAATATGTGACCATGTAGTAGAAGTCCGCCTTACTGTCAGTATAGAGACAGGGATTCCTGACACAGATTTTAAAGCTGGTGAAATAAATTATGGCGTAGATGACATTGAAATCGAT includes:
- the LOC139525476 gene encoding putative leucine-rich repeat-containing protein DDB_G0290503 isoform X1, translated to METQRNSDVRATERVFKKVVYPGLETLRVVDRNGIPLTYPAYNSVHSKSFVLSPRGVPMRKSNHVYSGSHSHPAKLTDLVDNTSSPDNYYGPEKTFLTQGSYSAKLPRNRNESPLQQKQRAITSQSMAPKHTSKSISSDHYLTGEPNERRILQAANNNYFNLSNQGLRLQREWTSLSNTRSMRRASEIVNHRVDRMYFMNGNSIKLKPKYDVDEEELNRMKEEAHKRNNSIEGTFKSHTSMQPKGDNPDSNCILEETFSSHELKDICDRSHVDYESYVTEDDEIKHEEERPKSQCRINENEEERPKSQCRIDENKEEKPKSQSIVDELEEERPQSPCRVDENEEENPISQCIIDENEEERPESQCRVDENEEEIHISQCKIDENEEERPKSQCQICDHVVEVRLTVSIETGIPDTDFKAGEINYGVDDIEIDHDHCVDGSLDVVDILSHEDQHAIGKCMIELMTNYSNEKRETKFQKKKPKFVSSGLKKSRKRPKKTSQKFQINYDAFNAKYPHVKSFPLTKQAKAKPIQKPVDCVCRKFGEPPCPCLTITGQQVPAYNYSVWMKDASVTEDG
- the LOC139525476 gene encoding probable serine/threonine-protein kinase kinX isoform X2, giving the protein MSYSAKLPRNRNESPLQQKQRAITSQSMAPKHTSKSISSDHYLTGEPNERRILQAANNNYFNLSNQGLRLQREWTSLSNTRSMRRASEIVNHRVDRMYFMNGNSIKLKPKYDVDEEELNRMKEEAHKRNNSIEGTFKSHTSMQPKGDNPDSNCILEETFSSHELKDICDRSHVDYESYVTEDDEIKHEEERPKSQCRINENEEERPKSQCRIDENKEEKPKSQSIVDELEEERPQSPCRVDENEEENPISQCIIDENEEERPESQCRVDENEEEIHISQCKIDENEEERPKSQCQICDHVVEVRLTVSIETGIPDTDFKAGEINYGVDDIEIDHDHCVDGSLDVVDILSHEDQHAIGKCMIELMTNYSNEKRETKFQKKKPKFVSSGLKKSRKRPKKTSQKFQINYDAFNAKYPHVKSFPLTKQAKAKPIQKPVDCVCRKFGEPPCPCLTITGQQVPAYNYSVWMKDASVTEDG